One stretch of Pseudoramibacter sp. DNA includes these proteins:
- a CDS encoding electron transport complex protein RnfA, with product MRIFTILIAGVFVNNFLLSKFLGICSFLGVSKKVDTSIGMGIAVIFVMTLASAITYIIQYGILAKLGLEYLQTIAFILVVAALVQLVEMFIKKSSMSLYQALGIYLPLITTNCAVLGVCTLNIQNSYNFIESVVNGAAGGIGYTLAIILLAAIRERAEVSDVPEALQGFPITMIAASLMAISFLGFSGML from the coding sequence ATGCGAATTTTTACAATTTTAATTGCCGGTGTATTTGTCAATAACTTTCTTTTGTCCAAGTTTTTGGGGATCTGTTCTTTCTTAGGGGTTTCCAAAAAAGTTGATACTTCAATTGGCATGGGAATTGCGGTTATTTTTGTTATGACACTGGCCTCGGCCATCACATACATCATTCAGTACGGCATATTAGCGAAACTCGGATTGGAATATCTGCAGACAATCGCTTTTATCTTAGTGGTTGCCGCATTGGTTCAGCTGGTTGAAATGTTTATTAAAAAATCGAGTATGTCGCTTTATCAGGCCCTTGGGATTTATCTTCCGCTGATTACGACAAACTGTGCGGTTTTAGGGGTATGTACCTTAAACATTCAAAACAGCTATAACTTTATTGAATCTGTTGTGAACGGTGCAGCTGGCGGTATCGGATATACCCTTGCAATCATCCTGTTGGCAGCTATTCGTGAAAGAGCAGAAGTATCAGATGTTCCAGAAGCACTCCAAGGATTTCCAATTACCATGATTGCTGCGAGTTTAATGGCTATTTCCTTCCTCGGATTTTCTGGCATGCTATAA
- a CDS encoding TetR/AcrR family transcriptional regulator — translation MGPKAEKKRNLILEKAQKIFLKCDFDEVTMTAIIKACGISHGGIYRYFSSPAEIFLSLFERDTNQFFAAIEVAIWEQRPALAVLREIFDTYRKNAWHSKPNMWEQYNLFFKRHHEAQAIKQKQYGHLIQSIKDVLNYGIDRGEIKTLDTALLSHQLAFFLEGLDANVAVIGLEQEEIQKQFELWLKTIQN, via the coding sequence GTGGGACCAAAAGCGGAAAAGAAACGAAACTTAATTCTTGAAAAAGCACAGAAAATTTTCTTAAAGTGTGATTTTGATGAAGTGACAATGACGGCGATTATTAAAGCCTGCGGCATTAGTCACGGTGGAATATACCGCTATTTTTCCTCACCTGCTGAAATTTTTCTTTCGCTTTTTGAACGCGATACCAATCAGTTTTTTGCCGCCATAGAGGTCGCCATATGGGAGCAGCGCCCAGCCCTTGCCGTATTAAGAGAAATTTTCGATACTTATCGTAAAAACGCCTGGCATTCAAAACCCAATATGTGGGAACAATACAATCTTTTTTTCAAGCGGCATCACGAGGCACAGGCCATTAAACAAAAACAGTACGGACATTTGATCCAAAGTATTAAAGACGTGTTAAATTATGGAATCGACCGCGGGGAAATAAAAACACTGGATACAGCGCTTTTGTCCCATCAGCTTGCATTTTTCCTTGAAGGGCTGGATGCCAATGTAGCAGTGATTGGATTAGAACAAGAAGAAATTCAAAAACAATTCGAACTTTGGCTTAAAACGATTCAGAATTAA
- a CDS encoding CopG family transcriptional regulator, which yields MKKSLYSLTLFDNLVEQIDSLAFSRGTNRSQLVNDILASYLGLQTPEQKIRTVLESVGENMAGELNVSPSSQNNSIYFGKSLKYKYRPKIIYMYEFKNEQDGQYAVLKISSRTQNQNLNALFNDFFQRISIIETKHQQVDRDCGNERTQHKFVRAFKHAGSIDRDEKHLSDYLTRYLKMIDSAMDNYFGDYEEDDINDRLDSIYQYFLDNR from the coding sequence ATGAAAAAGAGCTTATACAGTTTGACATTATTTGATAATCTTGTCGAGCAGATTGACAGCCTGGCTTTTTCACGGGGAACAAACCGTTCACAATTGGTGAATGATATTCTCGCAAGCTATCTTGGACTTCAAACACCGGAACAGAAAATACGAACCGTGTTGGAGTCCGTGGGTGAAAATATGGCTGGAGAATTAAATGTCAGCCCCTCTAGTCAAAATAACAGCATTTATTTTGGGAAAAGTCTCAAATACAAATACCGTCCCAAAATCATCTACATGTATGAATTTAAAAACGAACAAGATGGTCAGTACGCCGTGTTGAAAATCAGTTCAAGGACGCAGAATCAAAATCTTAACGCGCTATTCAATGATTTTTTCCAGCGTATCAGTATCATTGAGACGAAGCATCAGCAGGTAGACCGAGATTGTGGGAATGAGCGGACACAGCATAAATTTGTCCGCGCCTTTAAACACGCTGGTTCAATTGATCGGGATGAAAAGCATTTGTCAGATTATCTGACACGCTATCTGAAAATGATTGATTCGGCGATGGACAATTATTTTGGAGATTATGAGGAAGATGACATTAATGATCGGCTGGATTCGATTTATCAATATTTTCTAGACAATAGATAG
- a CDS encoding helix-hairpin-helix domain-containing protein, with amino-acid sequence MDKRSESQKRQKTKAAVCVAIIGLLILVYGVRTYQKNELLLSKSTVKSAQSSDSENQASKIYVQVTGAVNQPGVYQLKNDSRGIDAVNAAKGLTEEADGEAVNLATKLKDGQKLNIPTKTQTQQNQSSGTTAAGTININTASKEELMTLPGIGEVLAQNIIDYRTKNGAFSDPSEIKNVNRIGDKLYEQIKDRIAV; translated from the coding sequence ATGGATAAACGTTCGGAAAGTCAAAAGCGGCAAAAGACAAAAGCCGCAGTTTGCGTTGCAATAATTGGATTGCTGATTCTCGTTTATGGTGTGCGTACGTATCAAAAAAATGAATTACTGCTTTCAAAGTCGACGGTGAAGTCTGCCCAAAGCAGCGATTCAGAGAATCAGGCTTCTAAAATATATGTTCAAGTTACAGGCGCAGTCAATCAACCGGGCGTCTATCAATTAAAAAACGATTCGCGGGGAATCGATGCCGTCAATGCGGCAAAGGGATTGACAGAAGAAGCCGATGGAGAAGCCGTCAATTTGGCGACAAAACTTAAAGACGGCCAAAAATTAAATATTCCGACGAAAACGCAGACACAACAGAACCAAAGCAGCGGAACGACGGCAGCGGGAACTATTAATATCAATACCGCCTCAAAAGAAGAACTTATGACTTTGCCTGGAATCGGCGAAGTGCTGGCGCAGAACATCATTGATTACAGAACAAAAAACGGCGCCTTCAGCGATCCTTCTGAAATTAAAAACGTCAATCGTATCGGAGATAAATTATATGAACAGATAAAAGACCGCATTGCAGTCTAA
- a CDS encoding RnfABCDGE type electron transport complex subunit B, which yields MATQIIIPVVVLGIIALIIGVALAVAAKRFEVKEDERIPQVRAVLPGANCGGCGYPGCDGCAAAIVKGEAPVNACPVGGAAVAEKVGAIMGEAVDNSMPNVAQVLCGGNCEKAPRQTEYYGLKDCNEAVVANGGPKGCRFGCIGLGSCVSVCEFDALHMTDKMLPEVNINHCVACGKCVDICPKNVMTLIPKDQIVHVDCQSKEKGKLVRQNCEVGCIGCGICEKTCMFDAIHVQGNLAVIDYSKCSNCGACVKKCPTHALIKEGRKVAPRKGLKPVKKAAPKTKPAEA from the coding sequence ATGGCAACTCAAATTATTATCCCAGTTGTTGTTCTGGGAATCATCGCGTTGATTATTGGCGTTGCACTTGCTGTGGCGGCAAAACGCTTTGAAGTCAAAGAAGATGAAAGGATTCCCCAGGTTCGCGCGGTACTGCCCGGTGCGAACTGCGGGGGATGCGGTTATCCCGGATGCGACGGCTGCGCAGCGGCGATTGTCAAAGGCGAAGCGCCTGTTAATGCCTGCCCCGTCGGCGGAGCAGCGGTGGCTGAAAAAGTCGGTGCCATCATGGGAGAAGCGGTCGACAACAGTATGCCGAATGTTGCACAGGTGCTCTGCGGCGGCAATTGCGAAAAGGCACCTCGCCAGACGGAATATTACGGCTTAAAAGACTGCAATGAAGCGGTGGTCGCCAATGGCGGCCCCAAAGGATGCCGTTTTGGCTGTATCGGACTGGGATCCTGTGTTTCGGTATGTGAATTTGATGCCCTGCACATGACAGATAAGATGCTTCCGGAAGTGAATATCAATCATTGTGTGGCATGCGGGAAATGCGTGGACATTTGTCCGAAAAATGTCATGACCTTGATTCCAAAAGACCAAATTGTGCATGTTGATTGTCAGTCAAAGGAAAAGGGAAAATTGGTTCGTCAAAACTGCGAAGTCGGCTGTATCGGTTGCGGTATCTGCGAAAAGACTTGTATGTTTGATGCAATTCATGTTCAGGGAAATCTGGCAGTTATTGATTATTCCAAATGTTCAAATTGTGGCGCCTGTGTTAAAAAATGTCCGACCCACGCTTTAATTAAAGAAGGCCGGAAAGTTGCACCTCGTAAGGGGCTGAAACCTGTTAAAAAAGCAGCGCCAAAAACCAAACCTGCAGAAGCCTAA
- a CDS encoding RnfABCDGE type electron transport complex subunit G — translation MKKDSLDVKHVIHVALVLLIISAVAAALLGFTNSITKAKIAQQEKQTNIEARQKVLKKADKFTEIKNIKAVAKKAAKSNSGIVNEAYKGYKNGQLVGYTVKVSPKGYGGEVELLFGYDTSGKTTGITVISNSETAGLGARCVEPSFQKQFYGLSANNTYTVAKHGSKSSPTQIEALAGATITSRAVTLGLNTSDQVYKVISKGAK, via the coding sequence ATGAAAAAAGATAGTTTAGATGTTAAACACGTTATCCATGTCGCTTTGGTGCTCCTGATTATTTCTGCAGTGGCTGCCGCATTATTGGGATTTACAAACAGCATTACAAAGGCCAAAATTGCACAGCAAGAAAAGCAGACGAATATTGAAGCACGTCAGAAAGTCTTAAAAAAGGCCGATAAATTTACAGAAATCAAAAACATCAAAGCTGTGGCAAAAAAAGCGGCAAAATCCAATTCCGGCATTGTCAATGAAGCTTACAAAGGCTACAAAAACGGTCAGTTAGTTGGCTATACGGTAAAGGTTTCGCCAAAGGGCTACGGCGGCGAAGTCGAGCTGCTTTTCGGCTATGATACTTCCGGAAAAACAACAGGCATTACCGTTATTTCGAACTCTGAAACAGCCGGACTCGGTGCTAGATGCGTTGAACCCAGCTTCCAGAAACAGTTTTACGGACTGAGTGCCAACAACACCTACACCGTTGCAAAACACGGCAGTAAGAGCAGCCCGACACAGATCGAAGCCCTTGCAGGTGCGACCATTACCTCAAGAGCTGTGACGCTTGGTTTGAATACTTCTGATCAGGTCTACAAAGTGATTTCTAAAGGAGCCAAATAA
- a CDS encoding RnfABCDGE type electron transport complex subunit D — translation MDNKDMMLTVSSSPHIRAKATTSSIMRDVVIALIPALAVAAYVFGAKALLIVALCVATCVASEAITERIMHRDVTVGDWSAVVTGILLAFNLPIQAPWWMCVVGCVFAIVVVKQLFGGLGHNFVNPALAGRAFLLSSWPTHMTGTAFIPLTDTVTSATPLGILKEGGNLSKLPSDLNMFLGLHGVYGAIGEISALALLIGGVYLLIRKVINWRIPVIYIGTVAILSPLFKQDPIFMICSGGLMLGAIFMATDYVTSPTTAKGQVIYAVGCGLMTMFIRMFGGYPEGVSYSILLMNVATPLIERFTRPRVYGYAKEKSE, via the coding sequence ATGGATAACAAAGATATGATGCTGACGGTTTCATCTTCGCCGCATATTCGTGCGAAAGCGACGACGTCGAGCATTATGCGCGATGTGGTCATTGCCTTGATACCGGCATTGGCAGTTGCAGCGTACGTTTTTGGCGCGAAAGCGCTTTTGATTGTCGCGTTGTGTGTTGCGACTTGTGTTGCGAGCGAAGCGATCACAGAAAGAATCATGCATCGGGACGTAACAGTCGGCGACTGGAGTGCTGTGGTCACCGGGATTCTTCTGGCTTTCAACCTGCCGATTCAGGCGCCGTGGTGGATGTGCGTAGTCGGCTGCGTTTTTGCGATTGTTGTGGTTAAACAATTGTTTGGCGGTTTAGGCCATAACTTTGTCAACCCGGCTCTGGCAGGGCGTGCATTTCTGCTGTCATCATGGCCAACGCATATGACGGGAACGGCATTTATTCCCCTTACAGATACCGTGACATCTGCAACGCCTTTAGGTATTTTGAAAGAAGGCGGCAATTTGTCAAAACTGCCGAGCGACTTGAATATGTTTTTAGGTCTGCACGGCGTTTATGGGGCGATTGGGGAAATTTCCGCATTGGCTCTGCTGATCGGCGGCGTTTACCTGCTCATCAGAAAGGTGATCAACTGGCGGATTCCTGTGATTTATATCGGGACGGTTGCCATCCTCTCACCTTTGTTTAAACAAGATCCGATTTTCATGATTTGCTCTGGCGGTTTGATGCTCGGTGCGATTTTCATGGCGACAGATTATGTCACATCACCGACAACAGCAAAAGGCCAGGTCATCTATGCTGTGGGCTGCGGTTTAATGACCATGTTCATTCGTATGTTTGGCGGATATCCTGAAGGGGTTTCCTACTCTATTCTTTTAATGAATGTGGCGACACCGTTAATCGAACGGTTTACCAGACCGCGGGTATACGGCTATGCAAAAGAAAAAAGCGAATGA
- the clpB gene encoding ATP-dependent chaperone ClpB yields the protein MDMNAFTKKSLEAVKQAEMIASHHQHQQIESDHLMLALLTQEGGLVPRIMSRLNQPVNDMVREIEQEIDKRPSVSGPGTQQGQIYVSPEVNQILNEAFQIAQNMKDQYVSVEHLLLSMFSLSDSNDVKALLNRHGISRSAVEKVVSEMRNGQNVTSDNPEETYEALKQYGHDLVQDCIDNKLDPVIGRDNEIRHTIRILSRKTKNNPVLIGEPGVGKTAIVEGLAQRIVAGDVPEGLKHKRIISLDMGALVAGAKYRGEFEERFKAVLKEVKDSNGEIILFIDELHTIVGAGKTDGSMDAGNMLKPMLARGELHCIGATTLDEYRKYIEKDPALERRFQPVMVDEPTVEDTIAILRGLKERYEIFHGVKISDNAIVAAATLSDRYITDRFLPDKAIDLIDEACAMIRTEIDSMPEEMDEINRKIIQLEIEESALKKEDDQLSKERLAKLQKELADDREKFNAMKAQWEDEKHSVDEVQNIKEQIDRLNHQIEMAQRDNDLEKAGELKYGELPKLKAKMKAVEDSANSKNDHEEHLIREEVGEEEIGEIISNWTGIPLSKVMSGEREKLLKLEDTLKERVIGQEEPIKKVTDAILRSRAGIKNPNTPIGSFLFLGPTGVGKTELAKAVAANLFDSEDNMIRIDMSEYMEKFSVSRLIGAPPGYVGYEEGGQLTEAVRRKPYSVILLDEIEKAHKDVFNILLQILDDGRVTDSQGRVVDFKNTIIIMTSNLGSEYILDGIDQNGNIRPETQDKVKKLLKEYFRPEFLNRIDEIVLYKPLSKDTVGKIVDLMLKDVRKRLSEQQLDFKVTDDAKQAIINQGYNPSFGARPMRRFIQQNIETLLAKKILQGNLSQGSTMIVDYDGQHFYVQ from the coding sequence ATGGATATGAATGCTTTTACAAAAAAATCGCTAGAAGCCGTTAAACAGGCTGAAATGATCGCATCGCATCATCAGCATCAGCAAATAGAATCTGATCATTTAATGTTGGCATTGCTGACTCAGGAAGGCGGATTGGTTCCCAGAATCATGAGCAGACTGAATCAGCCGGTGAACGACATGGTCAGAGAAATCGAACAAGAGATTGACAAGCGGCCAAGTGTTTCTGGCCCGGGCACTCAGCAGGGACAGATTTATGTCAGCCCGGAAGTAAATCAGATATTAAACGAAGCTTTTCAAATTGCACAGAATATGAAAGATCAATATGTATCAGTGGAACATCTTCTGCTCAGCATGTTCAGTCTTTCAGACAGCAATGATGTGAAAGCTTTGCTGAATCGGCACGGAATCAGCCGCTCCGCTGTCGAAAAGGTGGTGAGTGAAATGAGAAACGGACAAAATGTGACAAGTGACAATCCTGAAGAAACCTATGAAGCATTGAAACAATACGGACATGATTTGGTTCAGGACTGCATTGACAATAAATTAGATCCAGTTATTGGACGGGATAATGAAATTCGGCATACCATACGGATTCTTTCGCGTAAGACAAAAAACAATCCGGTTTTAATCGGCGAACCAGGTGTCGGCAAAACCGCTATCGTAGAAGGACTTGCACAGCGTATTGTGGCCGGGGATGTTCCGGAAGGCCTTAAACATAAACGCATTATTTCCCTGGATATGGGTGCGCTGGTAGCTGGGGCCAAATACCGCGGCGAATTCGAAGAAAGATTTAAAGCCGTACTAAAAGAAGTAAAAGACTCCAATGGTGAAATCATTCTTTTCATCGATGAACTGCACACGATCGTGGGCGCCGGTAAAACTGATGGCAGCATGGATGCAGGCAATATGCTTAAACCAATGCTGGCCCGAGGCGAACTGCATTGTATCGGGGCGACGACCCTGGATGAATACCGGAAATATATTGAAAAAGACCCGGCCCTTGAACGGCGTTTCCAGCCGGTTATGGTTGATGAACCGACCGTTGAAGATACCATCGCTATTCTTCGTGGCTTGAAAGAACGGTATGAAATCTTCCATGGCGTTAAAATTTCAGACAACGCCATCGTTGCAGCGGCAACCTTGTCAGACCGTTATATTACCGATCGTTTTCTCCCAGACAAAGCCATTGACTTGATCGATGAAGCTTGTGCCATGATTCGGACAGAAATCGATTCGATGCCGGAAGAAATGGATGAAATCAACCGGAAGATTATTCAGCTTGAAATTGAAGAATCGGCATTAAAGAAAGAAGACGATCAATTAAGCAAGGAACGGCTTGCCAAATTACAGAAAGAATTGGCGGATGACCGTGAAAAATTTAATGCCATGAAGGCCCAATGGGAAGATGAAAAGCATTCTGTCGATGAAGTTCAAAACATTAAAGAACAAATTGACCGCTTGAATCACCAGATTGAAATGGCACAGCGTGACAACGATCTTGAAAAAGCCGGCGAACTTAAATACGGCGAACTGCCTAAACTCAAAGCAAAAATGAAGGCAGTTGAAGACTCAGCCAATTCCAAAAATGATCATGAAGAACACTTAATTCGAGAAGAAGTTGGAGAAGAAGAAATCGGCGAAATCATTTCCAATTGGACCGGAATTCCATTGAGCAAAGTGATGTCCGGAGAAAGAGAAAAACTCTTAAAATTAGAAGATACGCTGAAAGAACGCGTTATTGGACAGGAAGAACCGATTAAAAAAGTAACAGACGCAATTTTAAGATCTCGGGCAGGCATCAAAAATCCTAACACGCCAATTGGTTCATTCTTGTTCTTAGGACCGACTGGGGTTGGGAAAACCGAACTTGCTAAGGCAGTAGCTGCCAATTTGTTCGATTCAGAAGACAACATGATTCGTATCGATATGTCCGAATACATGGAAAAATTCTCCGTCAGCCGTTTAATCGGCGCACCTCCAGGATATGTCGGATATGAAGAAGGCGGTCAGCTGACAGAAGCCGTCCGCCGCAAACCTTATTCGGTCATTCTTCTGGACGAAATTGAAAAAGCCCATAAAGATGTGTTTAATATCCTGCTTCAGATTTTGGATGACGGCCGCGTCACCGATTCTCAAGGCAGAGTGGTTGATTTCAAAAACACCATTATCATCATGACCAGCAACCTCGGCAGTGAATACATTTTGGACGGGATCGATCAAAATGGCAATATCAGACCGGAAACACAGGATAAAGTCAAAAAGTTATTAAAAGAATACTTCAGACCGGAATTCCTGAACAGAATCGACGAAATCGTTTTGTATAAACCATTGTCGAAAGACACCGTTGGCAAGATTGTCGATTTGATGTTAAAAGATGTCAGGAAGCGTTTGAGTGAACAGCAATTAGATTTTAAAGTGACAGATGATGCCAAACAGGCAATCATTAATCAGGGATACAATCCATCCTTTGGGGCAAGACCGATGCGCCGGTTTATCCAGCAGAACATCGAAACTTTGCTTGCCAAGAAGATTCTGCAGGGCAATTTAAGTCAGGGCAGTACCATGATTGTAGATTATGACGGCCAGCATTTCTATGTCCAGTAA
- the thiI gene encoding tRNA uracil 4-sulfurtransferase ThiI, with translation MENKQHVILVRYGEIALKGLNRHTFIDLLVKNIRGALSHLESAQVEKIQGRIIVHIDDNELDQGIDAVSRVFGVVSLSPATVLPSTMESIEAAVVEEADLKPFDSFKICVKRSDKRFPMTSPEIARHLGGVVLKHYDGQGKKVKMKGADREIWVEVRESAYVYSEFIKGRGGLPVGCSGKAALLLSGGIDSPVAGYMMAKRGVKLEAVYFHSFPFTSERAKEKVIDLGRILTRYTGHFDLHVVPFTDIQTKIVEVCPERQTTIIIRRFMMRIAEEIAKKKGCLSLITGESLGQVASQTQESLAATGGVVNMEVLRPLIGMDKQEIVEIAQDIGTFETSILPYEDCCTIFVPKHPETHPNRKKIAQGETKMMDNAEEMIQKAVEQTETIHL, from the coding sequence ATGGAAAATAAACAACACGTCATTCTTGTTCGCTACGGAGAGATTGCATTAAAGGGACTTAACCGCCATACTTTCATTGATTTGCTTGTTAAAAATATCCGCGGCGCATTGAGTCATTTGGAATCAGCCCAGGTTGAAAAGATTCAGGGACGCATTATCGTGCACATCGACGACAATGAACTAGACCAGGGAATTGATGCGGTGAGCCGCGTCTTTGGGGTGGTGTCCCTCAGTCCGGCAACGGTTCTTCCCAGCACCATGGAATCTATCGAAGCGGCAGTTGTTGAAGAAGCCGATTTGAAGCCCTTTGACAGTTTTAAAATTTGTGTAAAACGCTCAGATAAGCGTTTTCCCATGACGTCGCCGGAGATTGCCAGACATTTGGGCGGTGTCGTCCTGAAACATTATGACGGGCAGGGGAAAAAAGTAAAAATGAAAGGGGCAGATCGCGAAATCTGGGTAGAAGTGCGCGAATCAGCATATGTTTATTCAGAATTTATCAAAGGACGCGGCGGTTTGCCGGTCGGATGTTCTGGAAAAGCGGCCTTGCTGTTATCCGGCGGCATCGACAGCCCGGTGGCTGGTTATATGATGGCCAAACGCGGGGTCAAGCTTGAAGCCGTATATTTTCACAGTTTTCCTTTTACATCGGAAAGAGCGAAGGAAAAAGTCATTGATTTAGGACGCATTCTCACGCGATATACAGGGCATTTTGATCTGCATGTTGTGCCGTTTACAGACATTCAGACCAAAATTGTAGAAGTTTGTCCTGAAAGACAGACGACGATTATCATTCGCCGTTTTATGATGAGAATTGCAGAAGAAATTGCAAAAAAGAAAGGCTGTCTTTCTTTGATAACGGGCGAAAGTCTCGGTCAGGTCGCCAGCCAGACTCAGGAAAGCCTTGCTGCCACGGGTGGGGTGGTCAATATGGAAGTGCTGAGGCCATTAATCGGCATGGATAAACAGGAAATCGTCGAAATTGCACAGGATATCGGGACTTTTGAAACATCCATTCTGCCTTATGAAGACTGCTGTACCATTTTTGTGCCGAAACATCCGGAAACCCATCCCAATCGCAAAAAAATCGCTCAGGGCGAAACAAAAATGATGGACAATGCAGAAGAAATGATTCAGAAAGCCGTCGAACAGACTGAAACGATTCACTTATAA
- the rsxE gene encoding electron transport complex subunit RsxE, which yields MKKLKYFTNGILDENPVFRLVLGTCPTLAITTAAMNGIAMGAATTFVLIGSNLVISALRKVIPDNVRIPAFVVIIASFVTVVDMMMHAFTPAMYKTLGIYIPLIVVNCIIMGRAEGFAYSHGVVDSILDGAGMGIGFTLADTFIGCIRELLGAGSIFGVHIMSAGYQPALIFILAPGAFLTYGILMAILNQIGISRKRAKAKEAAEKEKMAAGSEVVAE from the coding sequence ATGAAAAAGCTTAAATATTTTACAAACGGCATCCTTGATGAAAACCCAGTTTTTCGTCTGGTGCTGGGAACCTGCCCGACATTGGCCATCACGACAGCCGCAATGAATGGGATTGCGATGGGTGCAGCGACGACCTTTGTTTTGATTGGTTCTAATCTTGTCATTTCAGCACTGCGCAAAGTCATTCCGGACAATGTGCGTATTCCGGCATTTGTTGTCATTATCGCTTCATTTGTTACTGTCGTCGATATGATGATGCACGCTTTTACACCGGCAATGTATAAGACCTTAGGGATTTATATTCCGCTGATCGTTGTTAACTGTATTATCATGGGGCGTGCTGAAGGCTTTGCTTATTCCCACGGTGTCGTCGATTCTATTCTTGACGGCGCAGGCATGGGGATCGGCTTTACCCTTGCTGATACTTTTATTGGCTGCATTCGCGAATTGCTGGGCGCAGGGAGCATTTTCGGCGTTCACATTATGTCAGCAGGATATCAGCCTGCATTGATCTTTATTTTAGCTCCTGGTGCTTTCTTAACTTACGGTATTCTGATGGCTATTCTCAATCAAATTGGAATCAGCCGCAAAAGAGCGAAAGCCAAAGAAGCAGCAGAAAAAGAAAAAATGGCAGCTGGCAGTGAAGTTGTTGCAGAATAA
- a CDS encoding cysteine desulfurase family protein — protein sequence MSQICYLDNAATTQPAPQVIKRMTESFQTEYFNPSAMYEPGLKEEKLIQGCKQHLGQRIHARGNYDQQIIYTSGGSEGDNMLIRGVLDHMRQDVLQQGTIVTTVIEHPAVREIFQDYENHGVHVIWLPVNEEGFVNPHDLEEAVTEKTLLVSIMGVNNELGTAQPLEEFGKIIKSKQPNCFFHSDFVQGFMKYPVDVEKAQLDGLTLCGHKINGPKGIGAVYLRKGWPIKPLIFGGGQEHGLRSGTENVQGIVGFDEAVRVWEADEVHKSMFHYRHYVEKTLKAALDRVKILGPVDEQTYSPAVMSVAIEGIRGEVLLHACEARNVYISTGSACSTHKKEKHQVQRAIGLSPSYTEGTIRISFSATTTFDEVKRGVKVIVEEAQKLRKFEKFIK from the coding sequence ATGAGTCAGATTTGTTATTTAGATAATGCGGCGACTACACAGCCGGCGCCGCAGGTGATTAAACGGATGACGGAAAGTTTTCAAACGGAATATTTCAATCCGTCAGCAATGTATGAACCGGGTTTAAAAGAAGAAAAGCTCATTCAAGGGTGCAAACAGCATTTAGGACAGCGCATTCATGCGCGGGGCAATTATGATCAGCAGATTATTTATACGTCAGGGGGCAGCGAAGGCGATAATATGCTGATCCGAGGTGTCTTGGATCATATGCGCCAGGATGTTTTGCAGCAGGGCACGATTGTGACAACAGTCATTGAACATCCTGCAGTACGGGAAATTTTCCAGGATTATGAAAATCACGGCGTTCATGTGATCTGGCTTCCCGTCAACGAAGAAGGTTTTGTAAATCCCCATGATTTAGAAGAAGCCGTTACTGAAAAGACGCTTTTGGTTTCGATCATGGGCGTGAACAACGAGCTGGGGACGGCCCAGCCTCTTGAAGAATTCGGGAAAATTATTAAATCCAAACAGCCGAACTGCTTTTTTCATTCCGATTTTGTCCAGGGGTTTATGAAATATCCAGTTGATGTTGAAAAAGCGCAGCTGGACGGGCTTACCTTGTGCGGGCATAAAATCAATGGGCCCAAGGGCATCGGCGCCGTTTATTTGAGAAAGGGCTGGCCGATCAAACCGCTGATTTTTGGCGGCGGACAGGAACACGGCCTGCGCAGCGGAACAGAAAATGTGCAGGGTATTGTCGGTTTTGATGAAGCGGTGCGCGTTTGGGAAGCGGATGAAGTACATAAGTCTATGTTTCACTATCGGCATTATGTCGAAAAGACATTGAAAGCTGCGTTAGACCGCGTTAAAATATTAGGCCCTGTTGATGAACAGACCTATAGTCCTGCTGTGATGAGTGTCGCCATAGAAGGGATCAGGGGAGAAGTCCTGCTGCATGCCTGCGAGGCCAGAAATGTCTATATCTCTACGGGATCGGCCTGCTCAACGCACAAAAAAGAAAAACATCAGGTTCAGCGCGCCATCGGCTTGTCGCCCAGTTATACAGAAGGCACCATTCGCATTTCTTTTTCAGCCACGACGACTTTTGATGAAGTAAAGCGTGGCGTGAAGGTGATTGTTGAAGAGGCCCAAAAATTAAGAAAATTCGAAAAATTTATTAAATAA